From the genome of Impatiens glandulifera chromosome 9, dImpGla2.1, whole genome shotgun sequence, one region includes:
- the LOC124916784 gene encoding polygalacturonase-like, with product MNHSVYSLLFLLTFSIKYQQIAKASNLNIVKHFGAKPDGKTDSTKAFLAAWDSACASIKKATIYIPPGLYFIQRVQFYGQKCRKRFNHTNNNDQYVGIVIRIDGVLLAPTDYNNNNVTTSNWLQFQRVHRLSIVGSGTLDGKGSALWDCKAAHNSPISCPVGLTTMGFQECKDITINGLTSINSQFFHIVLNKCHNVKMKGLKIIAPANSPNTDGIHVQLSSKVSILHTKIATGDDCISIGPGSSDILIHNIVCGPGHGISIGSLGWEVKEPGVENVTVKTVILSGTQNGLRIKTWGRPSNGFVKNVIFQDVFMSNVQNPIIINQNYCPHNINCPGQNSGIKINNVLYKNIYGSSATKVGVRFECSKSEPCSKLKTENVNLTYDDEPAGDSCVNALGSGPTTSCLV from the exons ATGAACCATTCAGTTTACTCACTACTCTTTCTACTCACCTTTTCcataaaatatcaacaaatcGCAAAAGCCAGCAACCTTAACATCGTCAAGCATTTTGGTGCAAAACCCGACGGCAAAACCGACTCCACCAAAGCCTTCCTCGCCGCATGGGACTCTGCATGCGCCTCAATAAAAAAGGCCACTATTTATATTCCTCCCGGCCTGTATTTTATTCAAAGGGTTCAGTTTTATGGCCAGAAATGTCGTAAGAGATTTAACCATACCAATAATAATGATCAGTACGTCGGAATTGTCATTCGGATAGATGGTGTGCTCTTAGCTCCCacagattataataataataatgtgactACTTCAAATTGGCTTCAATTTCAAAGGGTTCATCGTCTTTCTATCGTCGGATCAGGAACTCTTGACGGAAAAGGCTCTGCTTTATGGGATTGTAAGGCCGCCCACAACTCACCCATAAGTTGCCCCGTCGGACTTACG ACAATGGGTTTTCAAGAATGCAAGGATATAACAATAAACGGATTAACATCAATAAATAGTCAATTTTTTCATATTGTATTAAATAAGTGCCATAATGTGAAGATGAAAGGATTAAAGATCATAGCTCCTGCTAACAGCCCTAATACCGACGGTATTCATGTCCAGCTTTCGTCTAAAGTAAGTATACTCCATACGAAGATTGCGACCGGAGATGATTGTATCTCGATCGGTCCAGGCAGCTCCGATATCTTGATACACAATATTGTTTGTGGCCCGGGCCATGGCATAAG CATTGGAAGTCTAGGATGGGAAGTGAAAGAGCCAGGGGTAGAGAATGTGACAGTTAAGACAGTTATATTATCAGGAACACAAAATGGTTTAAGAATAAAGACATGGGGAAGACCTAGCAATGgttttgttaaaaatgtcatttttcaAGATGTCTTCATGTCTAATGTCCAAAATCCCATCATCATTAACCAGAATTACTGCCCCCACAATATAAATTGTCCTGGCCag AACTCGGGGATAAAGATCAACAACGTGttgtataagaatatatatggaTCTTCGGCTACCAAGGTTGGAGTGAGGTTCGAATGTAGCAAAAGTGAGCCTTGTAGTAAGCTGAAGACAGAAAATGTAAATCTTACCTACGATGATGAGCCAGCTGGAGATTCATGTGTTAATGCTTTGGGTTCGGGACCAACAACTTCTTGTTTGGTATAG